Proteins from a single region of Malassezia restricta chromosome IV, complete sequence:
- a CDS encoding cerevisin, whose protein sequence is MWVRVVLLCIAVACTAALAFPTSWGAMAPLVQAPGTKAVPDKYMVVLKEGVSADRLVAHSANVASFFRGSGDAGPISHVYDMGDAMRGYAGHFSPEDIALIRSHPDVAFVERDSIVDVTMLAQDDRNVRNMSGSAVQYTFPWDNPYRHLTEQGAPWGLARISHQRSLSLGTFNKYVYESIGGEGVTAYVIDTGVNIEHSDFGGRAKWGTTIPANDTDTDGHGHGTHVAGTIASNTFGVAKKAEIIAVKVLGSHGQGSMSDVTAGVLWAVKDAENKTRMMRGSRKLRGFVSNMSLGGTKSPTLDRAVGGAVAAGMHFGVAAGNEDQDACNVSPADVRAAVTVGASTIADERAFFSNTGPCVDIFAPGLNILSLWNAGPQSINTISGTSMAAPHVVGLMAYLLSIYGSSDFRVMEEAKPVRSLVAAVHALLPSWVARFLPLAYELTPLPIESTVRPADLKRAMRRMATSHALANLDMDTVNKLAYNNATTS, encoded by the coding sequence ATGTGGGTACGAGTCGTGCTGCTGTGCATAGCGGTGGCCTGCACGGCTGCGCTGGCATTCCCGACCAGTTGGGGGGCGATGGCGCCGCTTGTGCAGGCGCCTGGGACCAAGGCGGTGCCGGACAAGTACATGGTCGTCCTCAAGGAGGGTGTATCGGCGGATCGGTTGGTGGCCCACTCCGCCAACGTAGCGAGTTTCTTCCGTGGCAGCGGGGACGCCGGCCCTATTTCGCACGTATATGATATGGGGGATGCTATGCGTGGGTATGCGGGCCACTTTTCGCCGGAGGACATCGCGCTTATCCGCAGCCATCCGGACGTGGCgtttgtcgagcgcgactCGATTGTGGATGTGACGATGCTGGCGCAAGACGACCGTAACGTGCGCAACATGAGCGGAAGTGCCGTGCAGTATACGTTTCCCTGGGACAATCCGTATCGCCACTTGACggagcaaggcgcgcctTGGGGTCTGGCGCGTATTTCGCATCAGCGCTCGCTGTCTCTCGGCACGTTTAACAAGTATGTGTACGAGTCGATCGGTGGCGAAGGTGTCACGGCCTATGTGATCGATACGGGCGTGAATATCGAGCACAGCGACTTTGGCGGACGAGCCAAGTGGGGCACGACGATTCCCGCGAACGACACGGACACGGACGGACATGGACACGGCACGCATGTGGCCGGCACCATTGCGTCGAACACATTCGGCGTCGCAAAGAAGGCCGAAATTATCGCCGTCAAGGTGCTTGGCTCGCATGGTCAAGGCTCCATGTCGGACGTGACCGCCGGTGTGCTGTGGGCCGTGAAGGATGCCGAGAACAAGACGCGCATGATGCGAGGCTCACGCAAGCTGCGCGGCTTTGTGTCGAACATGTCATTGGGGGGTACCAAGTCGCCCACGCTCGATCGTGCGGTGGGTGGCGCCGTGGCTGCGGGCATGCACTTTGGCGTGGCTGCGGGCAATGAAGACCAGGATGCATGCAATGTGTCGCCGGCTGACGTCCGGGCGGCAGTGACGGTGGGTGCATCGACGATCGCCGACGAGCGTGCCTTTTTCAGTAACACGGGGCCCTGTGTCGACATCTTTGCGCCAGGCCTCAACATCTTGTCGCTGTGGAATGCGGGGCCACAGAGTATCAACACGATCTCCggcacgtccatggccgcgccgcatgtCGTCGGGCTCATGGCGTACCTGCTGTCGATTTACGGGTCGAGCGATTTCCGTGTGATGGAAGAGGCGAAGCCGGTACGCTCGCTTGTCGCGGcagtgcatgcgctgctgccgtcGTGGGTCGCGCGCTTCCTGCCGCTGGCCTACGAATTGACGCCGCTGCCCATAGAAAGCACGGTGCGTCCTGCGGATCTgaagcgtgccatgcggcgcatggcgaCGTCGCATGCCCTGGCGAACTTGGATATGGACACCGTGAACAAGCTGGCCTATAACAACGCGACTACGAGCTAA
- a CDS encoding protein kinase A, which yields MPHFFGFPPFRRDASEKANAERSAASQNTHVAKPSTSHSTVALAGAGAGESAPNVDPYTGLTVRHLKGRYKLQDFSILRTLGTGSFGRVHLVRSVHNQRFYAIKVLRKQHVVKMKQVEHVNNEHLVLSMIRHPFLVNLWGTFQDPTFLYLVMDFVPGGELFSLLRQSRRFPPKVAKFYISEVALAIDFLHMHNIIYRDLKPENILIGADGHLKLIDFGFAKVTAQTNGMCWTLCGTPDYLAPEVIRAKGYNASVDWWSVGVLLFEMLAGYPPFYTEDGNPIKLYEKIIAGHVNYPSFFEPGAKDLLQSLLTADLSKRFGNLHRGSRDIFAHMWFAEIDWECLYRKEIPAPYIPNINMDGDASKFERYPENDLSEYERPDAPDEYPHLFPDF from the coding sequence ATGCCACACTTTTTTGGATTTCCTCCTTTTCGGCGGGACGCGTCGGAAAAGGCGAACGCTGAGCGCTCTGCTGCGTCGCAAAACACTCATGTCGCGAAACCCTCAACGAGCCACTCCACGGTCGCTctcgctggcgctggcgctggcgagAGTGCGCCGAATGTCGATCCTTATACGGGCTTGACCGTCCGCCATCTCAAGGGGCGCTATAAGCTGCAAGACTTTTCTATTCTTCGCACACTCGGCACGGGCTCATTCGGACGCGTCCATCTCGTGCGATCCGTCCACAACCAGCGATTCTACGCCATCAAAGTGCTACGCAagcagcacgtcgtcaaaATGAAGCAGGTAGAGCACGTGAACAAcgagcacctcgtcctGTCCATGATTCGGCACCCGTTCTTGGTGAATCTGTGGGGCACGTTCCAGGACCCCACGTTCTTGTACCTCGTCATGGACTTTGTGCCTGGCGGCGAGCTGTTTAGTCTGCTACGCCAGAGCCGTCGCTTCCCTCCAAAGGTCGCCAAATTTTACATCTCCGAAGTCGCTCTGGCCATCGACTTTCTGCACATGCACAATATTATTTACCGTGACCTCAAACCTGAGAATATTCTGATCGGCGCCGATGGCCACCTGAAACTCATCGACTTTGGCTTCGCCAAAGTCACGGCCCAGACCAACGgcatgtgctggacgctGTGTGGCACGCCCGATTATCTCGCCCCGGAGGTGATCCGTGCCAAGGGCTACAACGCCAGTGTCGACTGGTGGTCCGTCGGCGTGCTCCTCTTTGAAATGCTGGCCGGCTACCCGCCATTTTATACCGAGGATGGCAATCCTATCAAACTATACGAAAAGATTATTGCAGGTCATGTCAACTATCCGTCGTTTTTCGAGCCGGGCGCCAAGGATCTGCTCCAGTCGCTGCTCACTGCCGACCTGTCCAAGCGCTTTGGTAATTTGCACCGCGGCAGTCGCGACATCTTCGCCCACATGTGGTTTGCCGAGATCGACTGGGAATGCCTGTACCGGAAAGAAATTCCCGCGCCCTACATCCCCAACATCAACATGGATGGCGACGCCAGTAAGTTTGAGCGGTACCCGGAGAACGACTTGTCCGAGTACGAGCGCCCCGATGCGCCGGACGAGTACCCTCATTTGTTCCCCGACTTTTAG